The Gammaproteobacteria bacterium genome contains a region encoding:
- a CDS encoding AAA family ATPase yields MQKITAKDSGILAIGNSKGGVGKSTFSVHCAFFFAEKGYKVALIDLDNQGNSSKHLLKYNKEASLPAYVKKSDTNTVLKGNAVDLFLNELSDSQLSINSGAIAVFQPNLALANINNSIDTEKTATFKENISKLLKHKTIIIFDTPPTLGNLLLIPLSVSHLVVMPTLLKSYAVDGISEYIAFAQKIKKAMNPDLILGGV; encoded by the coding sequence ATGCAAAAAATCACTGCAAAAGATTCAGGAATCCTTGCTATTGGTAATAGTAAAGGTGGTGTAGGTAAGAGTACGTTCTCAGTTCATTGTGCTTTTTTCTTTGCTGAGAAAGGCTACAAAGTTGCCTTGATCGATTTAGATAATCAGGGTAATAGTTCTAAACATTTATTAAAATACAATAAAGAAGCCTCTTTACCTGCTTATGTAAAAAAATCGGATACGAACACAGTCTTAAAAGGCAATGCTGTGGATCTATTCCTAAATGAATTGTCAGACTCGCAGTTATCTATCAATAGTGGTGCAATTGCTGTATTCCAACCAAATCTAGCATTGGCTAATATTAACAACAGTATCGATACTGAAAAAACGGCTACTTTTAAAGAAAACATATCTAAACTACTGAAGCATAAAACAATTATTATTTTTGATACTCCACCAACTTTAGGAAATTTATTGCTTATTCCTTTGTCCGTATCTCATCTGGTTGTTATGCCAACATTATTAAAAAGTTATGCCGTTGATGGTATTTCAGAATATATTGCTTTTGCACAAAAAATTAAAAAAGCTATGAACCCTGATCTGATCTTGGGAGGCGT